The Gorilla gorilla gorilla isolate KB3781 chromosome 17, NHGRI_mGorGor1-v2.1_pri, whole genome shotgun sequence nucleotide sequence GGAATGtggaaaataaagtaagaaaatataaGTTAGGCCAATAAAGGGAAGATTATAGACTAGGATAACTAGTACCTCAAAAGATCAAGGGTAGCAGAGTACCCACTGATGAAAAACCTCTACTCCTGTATGGATTTTATATTACTGGTTGAATCGCTGtttgttgtattattttgtattacaTTTAACATCCATGAAAAATGTACATGGCTGCTTATGGGCTGCGGCCACTCAGGCGGCACACAAATCTGGCTTGATGCAGAGGGCCTTATGACTCAGGGTGCCTAAAGCTCCAGCAGAACTGCTAACTCAGATGTGAAAATGCCAGTGTAATGTGGTTGCATTACCTGAAGAAATCACTTCAGTTATCCTCATGGTGGCATTTTAACTGAAGCTGCTGAAAGACAGGAGCTTAAAATGAGTTTATAAAAGCAAAGTACAACAGTTTTGGACATGTCTGGGGAGATGACTTGGCTGGGGCTGACTGTGACTACTGGGGGTGCCTTTATCTGAAGTAATTATATAAATAAGATTAAAAGCAACCCAGAGAGGTACTGATGATAAGTGATTCCCTGGGCCCTCTCAAGGCCTAATCAAAAGGATGGGGTGAGAAAGGTAGTCTGGGGAGAACAATTAGTGATGCAGTGTGATACtgaataagaaaactgagttGTTGTTTTACTCTTTAGAATTTACTTAAAATGGATCTACCTGCTGTCTCTACAATCTCCTTAGAATCACCCAACATAAGCTCAAATCTTAACATAAGCCCTTCCCAATTCCTTCTTAATGACACACCCCATAGTTTCTGTGCCGTGTTCTCTTTCTTGCTGCAGCAAACTAAATAAACCTAacttgaaaaaatacataaaaatcaaatcaaatgggTCTAAATAGTTATtacaaaaggaatttaaaattatttattgtatttattcacaaatatgctgtctcagtccattttctgttgcttagaataaaatacctgaacttgagtaatttatttctaaaagaatttatttcttatagttatggaggttgagaagtccaGGGTGGAGGGgtgcatctggtgagagccttcttgctggtggagaCCCTCTGAAGAGTCCTGAGGCAGTGGAGGGCATTTCATGGTGAGGGGGCTGAGCATGCTAATATGCTAACTCAGCCCTTTCTTCCTCTTCGTTCTCCTATGATCACCAATTAACCCATTAATCTATGAATGagttaatccatttatgagggcaggggtgataattcaattacctctcaaaggcctcacttctcaatactgccacacttgggattaagtttcaacataagttttggaggagacaaatattcaaaccatagcatatgGCATACTCATTTATTATTACTAGTTTAAGTggaaatcattttataaatggtAAGGATTCTGTCTCAAATTCATTTTTGATAGTTTATATTCCAAAGTGACCTCAATGATTAGTCATTACTATCAAAATCCTGGCATCAATTAGTACTTTACAGTACTGAGACCAAGATCATCTCCCAGAAGCTTTGATAAGACATGACTCAGTACCACAGAAATCATGTTGTGGCCTTAAGAAATGGTTCTATTATTCTATCAAGTGATTCTGGTTCTCTCTGCCTTGTACTGCAAGATCCTGGACCCGTTGCATTCTGTTTCAAATTTCTACGAATCTTAAAATGTAGGAAAGGCCTCCATGAGGACATTCACAGGTAGGATGTGGTTCTTGCCACACCTGGCTTTGAGGTTGATCACTTCTGTAgtcaccaccacaccaagctgcTGAGGCTGGGATggtctccctccctttcctgatGGAAAATACTTTTTCGTGAAAAGACTTTCACTTTTCTAAGTAAACCAAGACAATTTCTAGACTGGAGGTATTACGTGTCCCAGTATAAGCCTTCAGAGAGCCAGTACTTGCCAAGTTAGGGTGAACAATGTTTTCTAAATCTCTTTCTAAATTACTGTATTTCCTTTGTgtagtttcttataaaaattcCCTTGGAAAAACTCTAACCTTGCTTAGCTATCAGCCACTACTGAACTATGGAAGCAGtgctggagagaaggaaggagatgcTCCCAAGTAGGATTTCCCTCTTAATCTCTGGCTCCTATTTTATCCAGGATGATCATCTAGAAGGagggtctctgctcaaatgttgcTTCATCAGAGAGGCCTTTCTACCACTCTATATAATAAGATCCTATCCCCACCATTCTGTTTAAAGTAGCATGGCCCTTTTATCAAATGAAATTTTACATTGAGTTCCAATATATAAAACAGACGAAAACACAGCTACTCTGTCTGAAGCAGGAGCAGTCACAGCCTACAAGGCCTCTAACTCAGCCTTATTTCCACTTCTTACCTTCCCTCTAGCCCccttattctttgttttgtttttattttttccccatagcACTTATTTGTTTAGTATCTGCAATGGAAGAATAGATTGCTACACAGCTATTCTGGAGCACTTATAGAAAGCAATGCAAAGAGCAGTTGAGGCCAGTTGAAGATGTGAGGGAGTAGAGAAGTGTATTCAAAGCACATATGAGAGCAAAGTCACCTTAGCAGCAATATAGGCGATTCTGCTACTAGATCCCACCAGTAACTGAGCAGTTATATAGGAAATGATGATGAGGATCAGTGGTCTCTGGGCTGTGTACCTTGGGGTCCCACAGAAAGGCCTCAAGGGCTGCCTGAAGATAAAAGGGCTACTTTAAAAAGGCATGAAAACCCTGATGCAGATGTCAGGGATTTAAAGTCTGAAGATTTTATAAGAATCTCTGaaaaagaagcaagaacaaaATACTGAAGATCTTCATTTAGTAGGACAAATAACAGAAGTTCCCACAGTAAGGAGGAGATGAGAGGGGGAGATTTGAGGCCTCTTGCATAAATCAGCTGAGATGTGTGTGGTGAGCAGAGGGCCCCCACACCTTCCACCATGAACTGAATCCTGCCCCCTCACCATGTGGTCTTAAGGACTGAAGCTCCCATGATGCTCCCTGGAGGTGCTTCTTCACGGGCATGAGCTGGCTACTTGGCAATTCCTCAGTGGTTTCTGAAGGTGCTAGCTTCTCTGCAATCATGTCCTTCCTTCGTCCAAAAAAGATCTAAAAACAGGAATAATTGAGGCTGAAGAACACCATCAGGTTGGGACTTGAGGATAAAATAACAGAGAAGAAACTATGCAAAAAGTATCATGGACACaggaaaagggagggaaaaagtAGAGCCACCTTCTATTTGCTGGGACACCCATTAGTACTTTCACCCCTATACATCCAGTTGTGCTGAGTGGGAATACAGTTTGAGAGCTCTACTCCCAATGATGTGCCAGCGCTCTTGACTCAGCCTGGGGGTTCATCTCCACAGGCATCCTTCTTACCTGCTTTGGTCCATCAAGCTCTCTCTCCACATCCTCCAGCATATTCACAGTTTCCTCTCCATTCTCTGGATGATGCTTCTGCACCCAGGCCTGAAGCTCTTTTGGGAGGATGGCCAGGAACTTCTCCAGCACCAGCAGCTCCAGGATCTGCTCCTTGGTGTGCACCTCCGGCCTCAGCCAGAGATGACAAAGTTCCCGGAGCCGGCTCAGAGCCTCATGGGGCCCAGGTGAATCCTGGTAGCCAAACTGCCTGAATTGCTGGTGGAAAGTCTCTGGGCTGTAGCTGCTGCTCCAGTGGAGGCTAGAGTCTGGATCACAGGTCTGCTCTTCCTCTTCCATCTTCTCTGTCAGAATCCCATTACACTCCTCTGAAGTTTGTGTTAGGAGTGATGATGACTTTCCCAATTTTGCAGACATTTTGACAGGCAAATAGCTCAGTACTGTTAGGCTTTAATCCTCAAGGAGGTGAAGCTGTCCTGATGGACACTCCTTAAATATGATTAAAGAAACAAGTGGAAAGAAGACAAAAGACAAATGCTTCTTAGAACAAAACAACTAAGATTAGAAACATAACACTGTATAGGAACTACTGACCTTAGTCTTAACAGAAaccatgcttttatttatttatttatttttgagacggagtcttgctctgttgcccaggctggagtgcagtggtgtgatctcggctcactgcaacctctgcctcctgggttcaagtgattctcatgcttcagcgtcctaagtagctgggactacaggtacccgccaccacgcctggctaattttgtattttcagtagagacagggtttcaccatgttggccaggctagtctcgaactcctgacctcaggtgatccacccgccttggcctcctgaagtgctgggattacaggcttgagccaccacgccaggcccagaAACCATGCTTTTGAAGAATACTTCTTTAAGAGAACCAAACAGCTAAGACTCATTAATTCATATGCATAAGTGATTCACAATTCATTCTGAAAACCATGCCCACAAGGCTACTGAATATTACAATAAGAGATCAGCCAGGATTGCATAGAAGCTCCCAGATAATGGAAATAAGGGAAGCCTGAGAAATGCTCTAACTCTGGAGCCAGTTCAAAGAGCCAATCGGTATTTAGTGTGCTGCAAAGAGCTCAAAGAAACAGTCTCATGACGGAAGCACTTTTGTGTGACTTTTTTCAGCTTTTACTGTTAAAACATTACTTCGACATTAAaggaaccattaaaaaaaaaaataaaccaatcagctgggcactgtgcttatgcctgaaatcccagcactttgggaagccgaggtgggagatgggaggatcacctgagcccaggagtttgggaccagcctgtgcaacatagtgggaccccatctctaccccaccaaaaaaaaaaaaaaagaaaaacaacaacaaaaaaggcaatcACGTTCCTTCATCtgaatgtatttctatttttttccatatccATATTACTTacttaactatttaaaaatacttaggttgtttctaatttcACTATTATAATTAATGCTGGGAGGCACATCTTTATGAATatactgtttttctcctttcaaaGTATTTCTTTCAAGCATGTCCCAAGGCCTCTGCTTGTTGAGGATCAAAGGAGAATAGCAAATTCTGTCTTGCTATGTATTATCAAAATATTGCACAAAGACTGTATCAATTCACAATACCATCACAATCATAGTGACTTGTGAGGGCAACGATTTCTTCAAGTATTATTAGCTTGTTAGCAAcaaagtggggggggggggatggCACTTTCCTTTGTATCATTTTACTGTTAAGTATCACCAGTAACTAAtcgcattttgttgttgttgttgttttgttttgtttgagacagagtctggccctgttgcccaggctggagtacaatggcgggatcttggctcactgcaacctctgccttctgggttcaagcgattctcctgcctcagcctcccaagtagctgggattgcagacgtgtaccaccacgcccggctaatttttataattttagtagagacggggtttcaccatgttggccaggctggtctcgaactcctgacctcaggtgatccctctgcctcggcctcccaaaatgctgggagtacaggcgtgaggcactgcacccggtctaatcatattttttaaattgggcaGGAGGTATATGATAGTGTTTGTACAACTTCGGCAAATGATGACTACTTTAAAAATCTTACGTGCGCCTCCATCTTCCATCGTTATGTATCCTGCCATTTGACTTATTTTCTCACTTCACCAAGTATTGTTCTAGGCCCTGTATAAAGCCTGTGAGTTCATAAAGTTGTTACCAAATAAATGATACAACTTTACACAATGATGTGCTATGAAACAATAGCAGACACACATATTAACagaatttactatgtgccaagcactgttttgAACACcttagtaaaaataaacaaaggttAAATCCTCATAAAAGCCCTAGATTATTTTTACCCCCATGTTGTAGACGGGGAAGCAGTCACAGCAAAGCCAGGTACTCTGGCCAAGGGCAAAGCTGGGGTCTGAACCCAGGCCGTCCACATTTATCCATGGTGCTGTGTGGTTAGAGGCCATAGGCAGCAGGGGCCCTTGTGGTGACCCCTGCGCGTTGTCTCAGCGCAGAGGAGGAAGCGGCGGCAGGCAGCCGCGCTCCCAGATGAAGCGGGGCCAGAAGAGTCTGGGGAACAAGACCTGAGAGGTGGGAAGGGTTGAAGTCACCGGTTTGGAGCCGTCAGGTACCCTAAGGGATATATGAGGGACCCCGGGGCTAAAGCAGCCTCTGGAAGAGAGTGGCCGCCCTGTCACTTCAGCACCAGGCGCAGAATCTGTGCTAAACCTGAGGTGGGGATAAGGAACCCCCGACACCGCACGACAACCAGAAAGAACGTCCCTGGCGGGAAGGCTTCGATCAAAGCCTGGGACGCAGGGGTCTTTCTGCAGGGAACGGCGCTCTCGGCTCTACCCTGCTGTGGTGGGCCGGCTCTGGGAGGGCTGGCTTCCGACCATCTCCCGACCTCCCGCGCCCACCGCGCCGCGCCGCGCGCCTCCCAGGCTGGGAACCGCCGGGGCGAAGCGGCAGGTGGCGCGGGTTCACCTGGGAGGGCAGGCGCCCGGGGTCCGCCGGGGAAGGACGAGGGGAAGGGGTGCGCGGACTCAGGGGCAGGCAGCggaggggaggggcctggggatCTGGGACGGTGTAAGGGTGCTGCACTTGCGCGCGAAGGGAGGGGTGGCGACGAGTCCGCGGCGGCCTCTCCGCGTCCCCCTTCCACCACCCGGGGACCACCGCTTCTGACCGCAGCCTGGGGGCCCTAAAGAGGCCTCGGGTCTCACCTCCCGACGCTGTCGGGGAGAAACCGGGGAACTGCCAGCTGCGCAACAACTTCCGGTTCTGGTGGCGGGTCGGGGCGGGGCCCGGAACGCGGGGCCGTTGCCATGGAGAAGAGCCGCTGTGGCCGCGCACTTGGGACAGGGAAAGAGAACCGGGAGGCTCGACCGGTGGGAATCCAGCTGCTCTGCTCAGTGTTCCGTTCAATAAACTAGCATTGTTGCTTCGCAAAGTGCTTTTGCTTACATTATTCATTTACTCCGGTAACTCAGTAaggttattcccattttacagaaaataaactcAAATGTCCTGTGACTTGCCAAGGATTACAGAGAGGGGCGAATGCTGTGCTGTCTACCGCTGAGTACAATCCCTAATACCATTCCCACTCCCGAAGTGGTTACACTCCAAGTACTGACGTTTTAAGGGACAAGTTTGACATCCGCAACCCCATGCTTTCACAGGAGAACACAATGGCTCTTGAAAAAGTGAGAACTGACCCACATAAAATTTGTcacaatacatacacatatatttcctcAGATAATCTTAATCGCAATTGAAAAATAagtttgaggccgggcgcggtggctcatgcctgtaatcccagcactttgggaggtcgagatgggcagatcacatgagccaaggagttcgagaccagcctggccaacatggctaaaccccatctctacaaaaaaatacagaaattagccgagtgtagagacgcatgcctgtagtccccgcttcttgggaggctgaggggtgagGATCACCTCAATCTGGGGAGATGGAgactgcagttagccatgattgcgccactgccctccagcctgggctgcaaagTGAGagcgtctcaaaaaataaataaataaataaatttgagccTAAATGCACCACAGCCCCACCTCGTGACTTCCTTCTCTAGCCCCTTTCCCTAGGGACTCCTGGAAAATGTACTTGTACTCGTAACTGAGGAATTAGGGAGAGGACGGAGATGCTTGAAAAGCACTTGCTaattaataaacaataataacaaaaaatcccTTTTGGTATGACGCCCCCCCAAAAGTATGTTAGTACTGGAATCTGAAGTGAAGAAAGAAGAGGCTGGTTTACTCAGTTTATGACGCTAGGGGACTAGGGAGAAGTTTGGATCCcaattaaagtacaataaaactaAATTTGAAGAAATTCTTGCTTCAAACAAGGGGCTTTCACAGGATAAGACTTTTTGCTGCCAACACAAATAGCAAACAGCCCAAAAGTGCAGGTGGGAATGTGTTTCTGGCGCTGGTGGGTAGGGTAGGTTAAATGACTCACGTCAGGGGAGAATTTGAAACGAGGGCAAGGCTTGGCAGTGGTGTGAAGTCACAGGAGACAATTTAAGGAGAATATGAATGACAGTCAGAAGCTTCAAGGAGAAGGAGGAACTGTGGGATGTGGCAAGAGGTCAGGGATGACGAATTCATGGGTATGGTCCACCAAACAGCCAGATATCAGAGGGCAAagttaaaaacagcaacaacaaaaaagggagCAGACATAAAAGATTGATTAGAAAAGTTTCACAGTCAGGTAGTTAGAGCAAGAACAggtttttgtttgctgttttaattttttaaaaattttggggataaagtgaaaagaaattaGCAGGAATAAGGTCCCAGTAgagtgagcacctactatataccagTTGTATCGTAAACACTGGGAATTCAATGGTAAAATATAGATTCTTGCCCTTTAGGGGCTAATAGACTAAGTAAAGAGAAAGATGAATAAAT carries:
- the ZNF396 gene encoding zinc finger protein 396 isoform X1, with translation MSAKLGKSSSLLTQTSEECNGILTEKMEEEEQTCDPDSSLHWSSSYSPETFHQQFRQFGYQDSPGPHEALSRLRELCHLWLRPEVHTKEQILELLVLEKFLAILPKELQAWVQKHHPENGEETVNMLEDVERELDGPKQIFFGRRKDMIAEKLAPSETTEELPSSQLMPVKKHLQGASWELQSLRPHDEDIKTTNVKSASRQKTSLGIELHCNVSNILHMNASQSSTYRGTYEQDGRFEKRQGNPSWKKQQKCDECGKIFSQSSALILRQRNHSGEKPYACDECAKAFSQSAILIQHRRTRTGEKPYKCHDCGKAFSQSSNLFRHRKRHIRKKVP
- the ZNF396 gene encoding zinc finger protein 396 isoform X2, with translation MSAKLGKSSSLLTQTSEECNGILTEKMEEEEQTCDPDSSLHWSSSYSPETFHQQFRQFGYQDSPGPHEALSRLRELCHLWLRPEVHTKEQILELLVLEKFLAILPKELQAWVQKHHPENGEETVNMLEDVERELDGPKQIFFGRRKDMIAEKLAPSETTEELPSSQLMPVKKHLQGASWELQSLRPHDEDIKTTNVKSASRQKTSLGIELHCNVSNILHMNASQSSTYRGTYEQDGRFEKRQGNPSWKKQQKCDECGKIFSQSSALILRQRNHSGEKPYACDECAKAFSQSAILIQHRRTRTDSKYEHVIAEAQKNMYFKTRLKCPRSLSGGR